GGGCGAGTGATACCCCTCTCCGTCCGGTCCGACACCGTCCCTGTGTGCGGACTCGACTCGCGAGAGGAGGTCCTCGGGGAGGTCGTCGATCCGCTCGGGCGCCTCGAGCGAGAACCGGTCCCAGTGCGTACGTGCGGGGTGGTCCTGGGGCATGAACAGACAGTCGTTGATCCAGAAGTCGGCGTCCGCGTGCGGCCCGTCCATCTCCCGGAAGCCCATCCCGATCAGGACGTCCTTCACCCTGTCCGCCGTCTGGCGGAGGACGTGTTTCCGGCCGGCCGGAGCGGTCGCGGCCTCCGCCTCGACGTTGTACGGCGCGAACTCGACCGTCTCCCAGTCACCGGAGGCCGCAGTCTCGCCGGTCAGTAAGTCGGAGGAGATCTCACCGACGGTATCTCGTTCCTCGAGGCCTTCCATCAGTGCGGTGACGCCCTCGTCGGTGAGCTTCACGGATCGGACGGTCCGTTCGGTCCGTTCGATCAGGTCGCGCCGGTCGAGCGCGTCGAGGGTCGCCTCGTCGTCGACTGAGCCGCCCGAAGAGATCGCCGAGAGCGCGGTCGCCTCCTCGTCCTCGCCGGCGTCGGGCGTCGCGGAAAGCTCACCGGAGTCGATCCCGCCCAGTCCTTTGCGTGCGAAGTTCGAGAGCGCGATGTCGACCTCCCCGCCCTCTAGACCGGAGCGGCCGATGATCTCGCCCATCGAAACGGAAGAGTCGTCGGCCCCGAGGTCGAGTGCCGTCTCGTAGAGCCGTCGTTCGGGCAGACCGCTCTCGGCGTAGCTCTCGCCCTCCTCCGTGAGCGTGAGCGTCTCCTCGGTCTCCTCTGCGACCGAGAGCAGCCCCGCCTCCTCGAGGGCGAACGCCGCTCCCGTGATCGTCTCCGGTTTCTCCCCCGTCTCGTCGGCGATTCGATCAATCTCCCGGTACTCCTCGGCGCTCGCCGCCCGGAGGACGGCGACCTGTGTCGCTGGTAGTCTCATTGTCGGTGTCGTTTCGGAGCAGTCGCTTAGCGGTTCCGGACTCCGTGGACGGGTTCACGCGAGACGTGCGCTCGCGATCCGTCGCCCGCAGCTAGGTGAAAAAGCCGAACCCGTCGACGCTCGCGGCCTGCTCGCGTGCGGTTCGGACACCGGTTTCGGGTTCGGAAACCATACGGACGGATTCGGGTATCCGATGATAAACGTTGCCGTGGACGGGCGTCCCTCGGGACGGGCGGCCGCTCGTAGGGATCGTCGTAGAAGCTCATACTCTCTCGATCACGAACCGAACGACACCGGGGACGTGTCTGTCTGAGAGACCCGGTTGGCTACGACGATCCCTTTCAGTGTACATCCGCGATCCGTTCGACGGCGACGACGAGCCGATAGAGGAGGTAGGTCGGGACGACCAGCAGCACGAGTATCAGTGGGACGAGCACCCCGAGCAGGACGTTTCCGGTGAGAACGCCGTACACGAGTATCACGACCGACAACAGGCCCACCGCGAGGGAGAGAGCGGTGGGGAATCCGTCGGTGGAGAGCATCGATATGGGCGGAGTCGATGACGAAGAGCCATGAGTGTTCGGGCCGGTCGAGCATCCCCCGTCCAGTGGTTCGCGTCAGTTCGCGTGTCGGTCGATCAGTTCGGAGAGTACCGTGCGGTCCTGCATTCCGACCAGCCGTTCGACCTGCTCGCCGTCGGAGAATAGCAAGAGCGTGGGCACGCTCCGGACGCCGTACTCCATCGCGATCTGCCGGTTGCGGTCGATGTCCACCTTCGCGACGGCCGCGGGCGAGTCGGCCGCGACGGCTTCCACGACCGGGGCGAGCATCTGACACGGCCCGCACCACTCGGCGTGGAAGTCCACGAGCACGACGTCGTGGTCGGCGACCACCGCCGAGAACTCCTCTCTCCTTCGGATCTCGATCGGTTCGTTCGGTGTCCCCTCTCTCCCCTCTGAAGCGTCCTCGGCCTCAACCTGCGAGACCAACTCCTCTCGCTTCCGTTGCCTGATCGCCTCGATATCGTCCGCGTCACTCATAACGAGCGACTACGGACCGGAGGAGAATAAGTGAACCTCTCGATTACTCCGAGAGGAAGTCGGGGATCACGCGTTTCTCTTCGACCTCGCGTTCGAGGTGCGAGCGGAACGTCTCGGAGTCGACGTCGCTCGCCTCGCGCTCGAAGCGATCACGAACGGAGAGCGTGCCTGCCTCGGCCTCGTTCCCGCCGAGGATCAGCATGTAGGGGACCCGGTCGTCGTGCGCCGTCTGGATCTTCTTCCCGAGCGTCCACGAGCGCTCTTCGATCTCGACGCGGAAGCTCCCCAGTAGATCTGCGACCTCACGGGCGTAGTCGAGGGTGTCGTCGCTCACGGTGAGGATCCGGACCTGTTCGGGTGCGAGCCAGGTCGGGAAGTCGCCCGCGAACTGCTCGATCAGCACGCCCATGAACCGTTCCATACTCCCGAGCAGCGCCCGGTGGACCATCACCGGGCGGTGTTCCTCGTTGTCATCTCCCACGTAGGTCAGGTCGAGGCGTTCGGGGATGTTGAAGTCCAGCTGGACGGTGCCGACGGTCCACTCCCGACCGATCACGTCGCGGGCGTCGAGACCGATCTTCGGGCCGTAGAAGGCGGCTTCGCCCTCCTCGAGTTCGTACTCCAGTCCCGCCTCCTCGAGGGCGTCGCGGAGGGATTCAGTCGCTCTCGACCAGATCTCGTCGCTGCCGACGGCGTGCTCGCCCTTCGTCTCCAGCTTGTAGATCACCTCGAAATCGAACTCGCCGTAGATCTGTTCGATCACCTCGAGCGTGCGCGAGATCTCGGCCTGGATCTGGTCCTCGCGGATGAACGCGTGGCCGTCGTCCTGGGTCATCCCACGCACTCGCAAGAGTCCCGAGAGCTCGCCGGACTGCTCGTTCCGATAGACGTTGCCGAACTCGGAGAACCTGACCGGGAGGTCCCTGTAGGAGCGGACCTGCTGGTCGTAGATGTAGGCGTGGTTCGCACAGTTCATCGGCTTCAGACCGTACTCGGTGGCGTCCTCTCTCTCCCCGCCGGCGCTCGCCTGGTGCCACGCGAACATTTCGTCGTCCTCTTTGAACGCGTCGTAGTGACCCGTCGGCTTCCAGAGTTCGGCCTTGTTGAGCTCCGGCGTGCGGACCTCCTCGTAGCCGAGGTCGTCGTTTTTCACCCTGATGTACTCCTCGAGCTCCCGGCGGATCCGCATCCCGTTCGGGTGGAAGTGGACACAGCCCGGCGAGTGACTCGGCACCGAGAAGAGGTCCATCTCGCGGCCGATCTTCCGGTGGTCGCGCTCTTTGGCCTCCTCCCGGCGTTCGAGGAACGCGTCGAGTTCCTCCTCGGTCGGGAACGCGGTGCCGTAGACCCTGGTCAGGGATTCGTTGTCCTCGTCGCCGCGCCAGTAGGCCGCGCTCATCTCCAAGAGCGCGAAGCCGCCGATCTCGCCGGTGGAGGCGACGTGCGGGCCGCGACAGAGGTCGCGGAACTCTCCCTGCTCGTAGAAGCTGATCGGGTCGTCGCCGGCCGCCTCCTCGTCCAAAATGTCGAGTTTGAACGGGTTTTTCTCCTCGTGGTAGTGTGCGATCGCCTCCTCTCTCGGGAGTTCGACGCGCTCGACGGGGAGGTCGGTTTCGATGATCTCGTGTGCCTCGGCCTCGATCGCTTCTAAGTCCGACTCGTCCAGGTCGACACCGTGGACGTCGTAGTAGAATCCCCGGTCGGTCCACGGGCCGATCGCGAGCTTCGCCCCGGGGTGGAGTCTGAGCAGCGCCTGGGCGAAGACGTGGGCGGCGGTGTGACGCAGCGCGTCCGTGTACTCGTCGGCGGCGTCGGTGACGATCTCTATCTCGACGTCGCGCTCGATCGGCTGTTCTCGCGCCACCAGCTCGCCGTCGAGTTTGCCCGCGACGGTGTCGCGACCGAGGCCTGGTCCGATCTCGTAGGCCACGTCCTCGACGGTGGCCCCGGATTCGACCTCGAGCGTCGAGCCGTCGGGCAGCGTCACGGTCACGCTCATACCTACAGAGAGCCGAGGGCGGGTAGATAAGGATTTATACAGCGAGGGCCCGGCTTCGCCTCGTGGCGAACCGTTCTCCGCCAGGTATAACGAACGATCGTTACAAACGACGATCGACGTAGATACCTTTATGAGAACGAGCGATGTGCGACCGTCTGAGTCCTTATGGGTGGACGAATCAACGGCGTCACCCCGGGTGACCGAAAGCGTGTCGAGGAGCTGCTCGCGGGGGTCGGGGGGCGAGAGTTCGTCAGATCGGTCGAGATCGCCGAGGAGCTCGGGCTCTCGACGCGGGCCGCCGGACGGACGGTCGCCGCGCTCGCCGAGGCGGACTCGATCGAGGAGATCCGCATCGAGGAGTGGTCGCGCGGGCGAACCGGCGGGACCACGTGGCTGGTCGAGCGCGACGGCACCGGGAGCCGACCCTGAGACAGTGCTCCGAGTGGATCGGGGATCGGCGACCGGAGAGCGCCGCCGTGGTCGGTTCGGCCCGCGAGAGCGGCGCGTTCTGGCCGACCCACGGATGCAAAAAGCCTATAATCGCGACCGGGTTACGCTGAGGTAGCAATGACGATAGAACCCCTGCCGCTGTTCCCGGGCTTCCCGGGGGGGATCGAACTGGCCGTGATCGTGCTGATCGCGATCCTGCTGTTCGGCGCGAACAAGATCCCGAAGCTCGCCCGGTCGACCGGACAGGCGATGGGCGAGTTCCAGAAGGGCCGTGAGGAGGTAGAACAGGAGCTGGCCGAGATGCGCGACGGCGCGACCGGCGCGATCGAGGGCGACGACGACTTCGGCGAGCCCGAGACCGACGACACCGAGGCCGAACCCGAGATCGGCACCGAAGAGCAGGTCGAGGCCGAACCCGAGACCGAAACCGAGACGTCGACGTAGTTTTTTCCAGTCGATCCCCGGGGACGTGTGGCCTAGTGGATAGGGCGAGAGGTTCCTAACCTCTCGATCGCGGGTTCGAATCCCGTCACGTCCGTCGTGGTCGCTCACGTCCGTTCGCGACCGCGACGGACACAGGGATTCGAAGTACGGAACGAGCTAGTGTCAGCGAGCGAAGTTCAGGTGGATCGAGTCCCGTCGTGTTCGTCGTCTGTAAACGTCCTCCCCAGCCACCCGGACGAACGTGACGGAGTAGACCGACGGTACACCACGACCGGAGAGTCCGCCTTGATCGGACGGGAACCGGCCGAGAGTAGCGAGAAGGCTCATACCGGACCCTGCGAGTGTGATACGTATGGTCGCTGAACCGGAAGGGATCGACCCCCGGAGCGGCATCGGACGCCTCCGACCGCCGGCCGCTGCGGTGAGCGCACCTCCCGACCGAGTTTTGTCTCGATCAGCGGAGAGTTCAGATGGCGGCGTCCTCTCTCGACTACCGGGCCTCGGCCTTTCACTTCCACACGTTCTTATCGCCCCTCTAACCTATAATTATGTTTTGTACTATGTTTTAGCAGAAGGTTTTTTCTTCGGTCGGGACCAGTGTCGCTGTAATGGCTATCGACGACGGTGACCGGACCGGTCCCGCACAGTTAGAGGGGGAGGTGGCGGCGGAGTCCGCGGAACGGACGGTTCCGTCGGTCAGCGTCGACGAGTACACGTGGGCGGAGTTCATGGACGAACACGGCCACGGGGAGGAGGTCGACGCGCTCTACGAGGGGCTCGTGCGGTCCGACGGCTCCCGGACGGTCCCGAGCGGATCGGACTGGGACCGGGTTTCGTTCGATCCCGAGCGCTACCTCGGCTACCACCCGGATTCGCTCCCCGGGAGGCTGACCGAGGCCGCGGGGACGGCCGGGAGACGCTGGCTGGAGGCGCTACGATACATGGACCCGGCGTTCGTCCCCGTCACGAAGGGGATCTACACCTGGGAGCACTTCAAAAAGGAGTTCTACTACACCGACGAGGGACGGCCCCCACGGGACGAGGAGGGTCGCGTCGTGCCGTTCGACCCGACCGAGTACCTCGGGTTCTCCCCGGAGGACACCCCCGGGGTGTGCTCGAACGGGGAGAACGTCGCCACGAAGCTCGCGGAGGTAGTCGAGGAACGGACGGTCAACGTGAGAGAGGAGCTGGACGAGGACGCTTTCTTCTCCGGACCCGGCGGCGAGACGACGATCACGAACCGCTACGACCTGGAGAAGGCGGTTCCCCTGCCGAAGAAATCGCACTTCCACGAGGTCGACCGCTACTGGGTGAACAAGCCCTACGCGTTCGTCGTGATCTTCCACTCGAAGAAGGAGAACGAGAAGAAGTACTACCTCGTGGAACCGCACCTCACGCCGATCGAGGGGGAGCTACTGGAGTTCCTCACGGGGAAGCTCAGGACCGCGATCAAGTACGCCGGCGACGACGTGGTCGTCCGGGGGAGCGAGGAGGAGCGTCGCGGGGTGATCGACCGCGAGACACGTCGGCTGCTCGATCGGTACGACCTCGCGACGGGCGAGAGCGAGGCGATCGGCGACCGGGTCCGGGAGTTCTTCGGGAGCGACGAGGCAGGCGTCGTCGAGCGACTGAAACGTCTCGTCTCCGGCGAAGAGCACCCCGAGGGGCGGGTCGTCGTGGGTGCCGAGCCGGTCCGACCGGAGCCGGCGCTGATCGACGAGGACGCGGAGACGCTCTCGCCCACACAGATCGAGAAGCTGCTCTACCGGCTCAAACGCGACTTCATCGGGTATCAGCGGATCGACGGAATCAAACACGACATCAACGTCGAGGACATCTCCTGCGACGGCTACAACTCGCCGGTGTTCGTCTACCACGGCGAGTACGAACAGGTCATCACGAACGTCTTCCACGGCCAGGAGACGCTCGACGACTTCGTCGTCAAACTCGCCCAGCGCTCGGGCAAGGGGATCAGCAAGCGACAGCCACAGGTCGACGCGACGCTGCCCGACGGCTCGCGGGCACAGCTCACGTTGGGTCAGGAGGTCTCCGATCACGGGACGAACTACACGATCCGGCAGTTCAAGGACGTCCCGTTCACCCCGGTGGACCTGATCTGCTGGCACACGTTTAGTTTAGAAGAGATGGCCTTTCTCTGGCTCTGTATCGAGAACAACAAGAGCCTGATCTTCGCGGGCGGGACCGCCTCGGGGAAGACGACCTCGCTCAACGCCGTCTCGCTGTTCATCCCCTCGAAGTCGAAGATCGTCTCGATCGAGGACACCCGCGAGGTCGAACTCCCCCAGCGCAACTGGATCGCGAGCGTCACGCGCGCGTCGTTCTCCGAGGACGACGGCGGCGGGGTCGACGAGTTCGACCTGCTCGAGGCCGCGCTCCGCCAGCGCCCCGAGTACATCGTGATGGGCGAGATCCGTGGCGAGGAGGGCCGAACCGCGTTCCAGGTGATGTCGACCGGGCACACCACCTACACGACGTTCCACGCCGATTCCGTCGGCGAGGTGCTCAAGCGCTTTACGACCGAGCCGATCAACGTCTCGAAGACGATGTTCACGGCGCTCGACCTCGTCTCGATCCAGACGTCGACGCGCGTGGAGGGTCGGAAGGTCCGACGAAACAAGACGCTCACCGAGATCAACCACTACGACGCAGAGAACGACGAGATCAACGTCAAGGACGTCTACCAGTGGCAGGCCGAGACCGACGAGTACTTGAAGACCGGCGAGTCGAACACCGTCGAGGAGATCTGTTTCGACCGTGGCTGGAGCCGCGAGGAGCTCGACGACGAGCTGTTCGAACGCGAGGTCGTCATCGCCTACCTAATCGAGAACGGGCTGAACGAGTATCGCCAGGTCGCGGCGACGTTCCAGGCCTTCATCAACGATCCCGAGACGATCATGACGCTCATCGCGAACGACGTCTTGGAGGAGAGTCTCACCGACCTCAGGGAGATGGAGAGCGTGTTGATCGACGTCGACCCGGAGAAGGAGGCGCTCGTCCCCCGACCGGACCCGGACGAGAAGACCCGTGCGCTCGCTCGAGAGATCCTCGCACGCGCCGAGGAGGAACTCTTCGGGGAGTACGAGGGGAAGGTCCCGGAGGGGCTCGCGAGCGCGCTCGACGCCATCGAGACGAGCGAGGACGTCGTCGTCGGACCCGGACTCGACGACGGTGTCGCCGTTCCCGGTCTCCCGGAGGGAGCGCCTTCCGCGCTCGACGAGGGAGAATCGAGTGCCGATCCCGATGAACCGGACGGAATCGGATCGGACGAGGATACGGACACGAGTACGGACCGATCGGAGGCTAACGAACGTCTCGGAGGCGATAGCGAGGACGGAGACGGCGATACAGCGGACGACGGGGCCGCGTTCGAGTTCGGCGGGGACGAGGACGGGTTCGAGGGCGCGCGTCCCGCGGAGGAGCCGTGAGCCTCGACGTCGGCTCGTCGGGGGAGTTCGGGGCCGACGCCCTCGGGGACACGTTCTACCCGCTCTACCGGTGGGTCTTCTCGGAGGACAGCACGTTCGTCGCTGACGTCGACCGCAAACTCAGCGAGGCCCGGATGGCCGACACGGTCGAACTCTACCTCTCGCGTGCGCTCGCGATCGGCACGCTCTCGGGCGGAGCGCTCTGGGTCGTCGGAACGCTCCTGGGATACCTGCTGTTCGCTACAGGGCTGGTCCCGATCGACACGCTGATCGGCATTCCCGCGCCGAACGAGGCGCTCCTCGAACTGATGATCGCGATCCGGATCCCGTTGCTGATCCTCGTCACCGGTCTCGTCTTCGGGAGCCTCGGCTTCGCCGCTGGCTTCGGGGCGCTGCTCGTGGTTCCCTACTCGCGAGCCTCGGCCAGGGAACGCGAGATCAACATGCTGATGGCCGACTCCGTCGCGTTCATGTACGCGCTCTCGGTGGGAGGGATGAACCAGCTCGAGATCCTCGAGGCGATGGCCAGAGCCGACGACACCTACGGCGAGGTGAGCTACGAGTTCAAGTCGATCGTCCAGGAGACCGAGTACTTCGACACGGACTATCGAACCGCGATCAGGAACCAGGCGATGGAGACCCCCTCGGACGAGCTGAGTCAGTTCCTCACGGACATGCTCTCGATCGTCAACAGCGGCGGCGACCTCTCGCGCTTTCTCGAGGACAAGAAGGACAAACACATGCGGACTGCGAAACAGGAACAGGAGCTCACCCTCGAAACGCTCGAGCTCTTCGGCGAGATGTACATGACGCTCTCGCTCTTTCCGCTGTTGCTCATCATCATCCTCGTCATCATGAGCATGCTCGGCGACGCGGACGAACTGATGCTCTACGGCACCGTCTACGCGCTGATCCCGCTCGTCGGTGCTGGCTTTCTCGTGCTCGTCTCGACGGTGAAACGCGACGAACCCGGCGACGGCTACCTCGTCCCGGACGGGGGGAGCGCACACCTCGCCGACCCGAACCGGAACCCGCTGTTCGACCTCGGACTGATCGAGAGATTCACCGGCGAGTACGGGGTCTTCGACCGGATAAAGCGCAGAGAGAGGGGATACGAGTTCGGCGAGATCCTCCGCCGCCCGCATCACTTCCTCCGCGACTTCCCGCTGTACACGCTCGCGCTCACGGTCCCGCTCTCGCTCGTTCTGGTGGGGGTGGCTGCCGCGACGGGGTCGGCTCCCACCACCTGGCAGGGCTTCATCAACCAGCCCGTCTGGTCGACGTTCGTCTGGGTCTACGTACCGCTCTACCTGATCGGCATCCCGCTCGCCGTGTTCTACGAGTGGAACCAGCACTCCCGCCACGCGATCACGAAGGGACTGTCCGACGACCTCAGGAAGCTCTCGAGCGCGAACGACACCGGGATGACGCTGCTCGAATCGGTCCAGGTGGTGTCGGAGACGTCCTCCGGGAAGCTCGCCAGGGAGTTCGAGACGATGCACGCGAAGGTGAACTACGGGACGAGTCTGAAAGACGCACTGATCGAGTTCAACAACCGCTATCACATCCCTCGGCTCGCCCGGACGGTCAAGCTCATCAGCAAGGCCCAGGAGGCCTCCAGCCAGATCACGGCCGTCCTCACCACAGCGGCGCAGGCGAGCGAGAACCAGGACGACATCGACCGCGAACGCAAGTCCAGAACCAGGATGCAGGTCGTCATCATCGTGATGACGTATCTCACGCTGCTCGCGGTGATGGCGATCCTGAAGACGCAGTTCCTCGACGTGATGAGCGGGATGACCGACCAGGCCGCGAACGGCGACGCCACAGCGGACGTCGGCGGTGGCGGACCGGACTTCGGCGGCGGGATCGACACGGGCCTCCTCAGCGTGATGTTCTTCCACGCCGTGACGATGCAGGCGATCCTCTCGGGGATGATCAGCGGCTACATGCGCGACGCGAAGATCGTGAGCGGCGTGAAGTACGTCATCGTGCTCGTCACGATCGCACTGGCGGTCTGGATGGTGGTCGGATGAACGCGCGCGGACAGACCGGGATCGACTTCCTCGTCGGCGCGACGGTGTTCCTGATCGCCGTCGGTTTCGTCTTCGCGTTCGTCCCGTCGATGTTCGCACCGTTTTTCACCGGTGGCACCGGCGACACGCTCACCGCCGACCGGGCGGCGACGCAGTTGGCGGAGAAGGAACTGGTCGTGGATCCCTCGTCGCCCGCTGTTCTGAACGAGTCGAGTGTCGATGAGTTCTTCGAGGGGTGTACGGACGAGGAGGACGAAGGGCAGTACGTCGCGGACGAACTCGGGCTCGGAACCGATCGAGTGCAGGTCGAACTGGGCAACGACTCCTGTGGGGACGACCCGCCCGCTCGCTCCTCGGTGACCGTCTCCCAGCGCTACGTCTCGATCGACGAAGACCACCACACGCTCACCGTGAGGGTCTGGTCATGAACCGGGGGCAGGTCCACACGCTGGAGGCGTTCGTCGCCGCGCTCTTGCTCGTCGGCGGGCTCATCTTCGCCACGCAGGCGACGGCGGTGACGCCGCTTTCGGCCAGCACGTCGAACCAGCACATCGAGAATCAGCAGCGGGCGGTCGCGACCGACCTGCTCGCGGTGACCCACGAGGACGGCTCGCTCGAGGAGGCGCTGCTGTTCTGGAACGACACCGAGGACGGGTTCGCCTACACCGGAGAGAACCGGCAGTTCTACACCGACGATCCGCCCGAGGAGTACGCTCACCCGCTCGCAGACCCGCTCTCGGAGGCGTTCGGCGGTACGCAGGTCGCGTACAACATCGACCTCATCTACCAGAACTCGGAGGACCCCGCGAACACGAGCGAGCAGGAACTGGTGGAGATGGGCTCGCCGAGCGACAACGCGGTCGTCGCGAGTCGGACGGTCGTGCTGTTCGACGGGAACGGGGTCAGCGCCGGCGACAACGAAGGAACAGCTCTCTCGGAACTGGAAGACGGCGAGTTCTACGCACCGAACGTCGACGAAGACGGCGAACTGTACAACGTCGTAGAGGTGAGGATCACCGTATGGCGGATGTGAGTCGACTCCGCCGATCGGATCGCGCGCAGTTCATCCTCGTCTCCGGGCTGCTCATCGCGGTCGTTCTCGTCGCGCTCGTGCTGTTGCTGAACGCGACGATCTACACCGAGAACGTCGCGACCCGCGGGGTCGACAGCGGGGCGAACGACGCGCTCCAGTACCAGGAGACGCTCTCGGTCGGTATCGTGGGACTGGTCGAAGAGGAGAACCAGCGAAACCACTCGGAGTGGGGGGATATCGAGGCGAACGTCAACCGGGGCAACGCGGTCCTGACTGACCGACTCGAACGACAGTACGTAGAACGCGGCAGTGTCGTGACAGCGGAGGTTCGCATCGACCCCGGTGTTCGCGTGTGGCAGGAGGAAACCGGGGAGTTCGACGACGGGACGATCGCGAGCAATGTCACCGAGGTTCGCTCGTTCTCGATCGATTCGCACGAACTCCCCGAGGACAACGAGTCCTTTCAGATTGTCGTCCAGAACGGCTCCGACGAGTGGGTGCTGTCGCTCTATCAGGAGGGCAACGAGGTCGTCGCAGAGGCGGAGGCCGGGACCTGCTCGGCAGACGTCGAGGAGATCACCCCTCACGATCCCGACTGGTGCAACGGCGACTATGTGTGGGCCGACGGCGTGGACGAAGGCTACGAGATCGACTTCGTGAACGGGTCAGCCACGAACGGGGAATACGAACTCGTCGCCGACGGGGTCGGTGGTGACGGGATCGAAGCCAACCAGACCGCGTTCGTCTCCAGCGCGACGATCGACCTGACCTATCGCTCCTCGCGGATCGAGTATTCGACGAGCGAGAGCCTCGGTTGGGAGGCACCGCGATGACCGATCGCGCGGTCTCCGTCGCGGTCAACTACGTGCTCACGCTGCTCATCGCGACGGTGCTCCTCGGCGGGCTCGTGATGGCTGCCGGTGGTGTGATCGAGTCCCAGTCGAACAACTCGGTCCACGACGAACTGGGCGTGATCGGCGAGCGCCTCGCGGCCGATATCGAGAGCGCGGATCGGCTGCGCGCTGCTGGTGGCGAGGACACAAGCGTCTCGGTCCGGAGCGATCTCCCGAACCGGGTCTCGGGAACGAGCTACACCATCGAGGTGAACGGAGATGAGGAGACCATCACGCTCGGTTCGCAGAATCCGGAAGTGACCGTGAGGGTCTCCTTCGCCGTGGAGAACGTCGAATCGACACGGGTCCGCGGAGGGGCAGTGGTGATCGCTTCGAAGGATGGAAAATTGGAGGTGCGAGAGTCGTGATGGACGACCGTGCGGTGAGCGAAGTGGTGGGCTACGTGCTGGTGCTCGCGCTCGTCGTCACCACGATGGGTGTCCTGTTCACTACAGGGTTCGGTACGTTGCAAGACGTCCAGCGGGCGGAGCAGGTGAACAACGTCGAGCGGGCGTTCGACGTTCTCGACGCGAACTTACAGGACATGTACAGGGAGGGTGCGCCGAGTCGGGCGACCGAGATGCGACTCGTCGATGGATCGCTCGGGTTCGGCCAACCCACGACGATCGACGTCGCACAGGACGGAGAGACCATCGGCAACCTCACCGTTAGTGCCTACCCGATCGAGTACGACAGCGGTGACGGAACACAGATCGTCTACGCTCACGGTGCCCTGATTCGGGCCGAAGGCGACGGCAGTGTCATGCTCGCGGAGCCGAACTTCGTCCTCGACGACGACCACGTTGTCGTCTCCGGGGTGAGGACACGACCGCTGTCCGATTCACCCACCAGTATCGACCGGACCGGAACCGTGTTGATCGGTGGCGAACACCTGCGAACCGATACCTCGACTAGCGAGTCGTCGAATGAACCGCTGACCATCACCGTCGAAACCCAGCACGTCGACGCGTGGGAGGGATACTTTCGGGAGCATGAAGACCGAGGGATCGGAGACGTCGTAGAGCGGACCGACGACTCGGTAACGTTCCAGATCGATCACGACGACTACGAGACGGCGTCGGTCGTTCGGCCAGTCATCAGGATAGCGTTCAGAAACTGAATGGATCAGTTCAGTTCTACTTCGACTTCGTTCTCAGTGACGTGGAGGTACTGGATCTCGTCGACAGTGACGTCGAAGCCGATACCTTTGTCCTCTAAACTCTGGTGTCCGTGTATCGTTGTTGCCGCACTGTGAACCTCGATCACGTCGGCGATGATCGCTCCCTGTATGTCAACG
This region of Halalkalicoccus sp. CGA53 genomic DNA includes:
- the thrS gene encoding threonine--tRNA ligase; protein product: MSVTVTLPDGSTLEVESGATVEDVAYEIGPGLGRDTVAGKLDGELVAREQPIERDVEIEIVTDAADEYTDALRHTAAHVFAQALLRLHPGAKLAIGPWTDRGFYYDVHGVDLDESDLEAIEAEAHEIIETDLPVERVELPREEAIAHYHEEKNPFKLDILDEEAAGDDPISFYEQGEFRDLCRGPHVASTGEIGGFALLEMSAAYWRGDEDNESLTRVYGTAFPTEEELDAFLERREEAKERDHRKIGREMDLFSVPSHSPGCVHFHPNGMRIRRELEEYIRVKNDDLGYEEVRTPELNKAELWKPTGHYDAFKEDDEMFAWHQASAGGEREDATEYGLKPMNCANHAYIYDQQVRSYRDLPVRFSEFGNVYRNEQSGELSGLLRVRGMTQDDGHAFIREDQIQAEISRTLEVIEQIYGEFDFEVIYKLETKGEHAVGSDEIWSRATESLRDALEEAGLEYELEEGEAAFYGPKIGLDARDVIGREWTVGTVQLDFNIPERLDLTYVGDDNEEHRPVMVHRALLGSMERFMGVLIEQFAGDFPTWLAPEQVRILTVSDDTLDYAREVADLLGSFRVEIEERSWTLGKKIQTAHDDRVPYMLILGGNEAEAGTLSVRDRFEREASDVDSETFRSHLEREVEEKRVIPDFLSE
- a CDS encoding twin-arginine translocase TatA/TatE family subunit — translated: MTIEPLPLFPGFPGGIELAVIVLIAILLFGANKIPKLARSTGQAMGEFQKGREEVEQELAEMRDGATGAIEGDDDFGEPETDDTEAEPEIGTEEQVEAEPETETETST
- the trxA gene encoding thioredoxin, whose product is MSDADDIEAIRQRKREELVSQVEAEDASEGREGTPNEPIEIRRREEFSAVVADHDVVLVDFHAEWCGPCQMLAPVVEAVAADSPAAVAKVDIDRNRQIAMEYGVRSVPTLLLFSDGEQVERLVGMQDRTVLSELIDRHAN
- the pheS gene encoding phenylalanine--tRNA ligase subunit alpha, which codes for MRLPATQVAVLRAASAEEYREIDRIADETGEKPETITGAAFALEEAGLLSVAEETEETLTLTEEGESYAESGLPERRLYETALDLGADDSSVSMGEIIGRSGLEGGEVDIALSNFARKGLGGIDSGELSATPDAGEDEEATALSAISSGGSVDDEATLDALDRRDLIERTERTVRSVKLTDEGVTALMEGLEERDTVGEISSDLLTGETAASGDWETVEFAPYNVEAEAATAPAGRKHVLRQTADRVKDVLIGMGFREMDGPHADADFWINDCLFMPQDHPARTHWDRFSLEAPERIDDLPEDLLSRVESAHRDGVGPDGEGYHSPWSEEMAREIALRGHTTSLSMRYLSGHAVGTLEPPQRYFSVEKVYRNDTLDPTHLLEFFQIEGWVMAEELSVRDLMGTFTEFYASFGITDIQFKPHYNPYTEPSFELFGHHPETGELIEIGNSGMFRPEVLEPLGVECDVMAWGLALERLAMLVTGAEDIRDLHGTLVDIDFLRNAEAIY